The stretch of DNA GCGGTTGTTGGCCAGCGCAAGCTCGATCACCTTGCGCAGCTTGGGATCGGCGAAGTATTCGCGCCACAGGATTTGCGACACCGGCTTGGCGTCGGCCGCCGCCTGTGGCACGCCCTGGTAGGCCTCGCCGTGCGGGAAGGTCTGCGCCACCGGTTGCGCCGGGCGTTCATACACTGGCGCCAGGCTGCAGCCGGCCAACATCGCCAGCGCCGCCATCGTGAATAAAGATTTTTTCATCATATTAGTGCACCTCTACAGCAGGAGCAGGAGCGGCCGGCTTCTTCGGAGCGAAGTAGCCACGCACCAGCACAAAGAACAGCGGCACGAAGAAGATCCCCAGGAAGGTCGCCGTCAGCATCCCGCCCAGCACGCCGATGCCGATCGCATTCTGGCTGCCGGAACCGGCGCCGCTGCTGATCGCCAACGGGAACACGCCCAGGCCGAACGCGATGGAAGTCATCAGGATCGGACGCAGACGCATTTTGACCGCGTGCAGCGTGGCCTTCTTCAGATCCTCGCCGGCGTCCTGCAGTTCCTTCGCAAACTCCACGATCAGAATCGCATTCTTCGCCGCCAGACCGACCACGGTCAGCAGGCCGACCTGGAAGTAGACGTCGTTGGACAGCTTGAACACATAGGTCGCCACCACCGCGCCGATCACACCCAGCGGCACTACCAGCAGCACCGAGAACGGAATCGACCAGCTTTCATACAGCGCGGCCAGGCACAGGAACACGATCAGCACCGAGATGGCGTACAGCTGCGTGGTCTGCGAGCCGGAATCGCGTTCCTCGGTCGACAGGCCGGTCCACTCGAAGCCGATACCCGGCGGCAGTTGCGCCGCCAGCTTTTCGATTTCCGCCATCGCGGTACCCGAGCTCTGACCCGGCGCAGGCGCGCCCAGGATCTCGGTCGATGGCAGGCCGTTGTAGCGCTCCAGGCGCGGCGAGGCGTAAATCCATTCGCCCGCCGAGAACGACGAGAATGGCACCATCTGGCCGCTGGCGTTACGCACGAACCATTTGTTCAGGTCTTCCGGCGTCATGCGCGCTTCGGCCGCGCCTTGCAGGTACACCTTCTTCACGCGGCCACGGTCGACAAAGTCGTTGACGTAAGCACTACCCCAGGCAGTGCTCAGCACCGAGTTCACATCGGACACGGTCAGGCCGAGCGCAATCGCTTTCTGCTGGTCGACGGTGATCTTGTACTGCGGCGTATCTTCCTGGCCGTTGGGACGCACGCCCACCAGCACTTTGCTCTGCGATGCCATGCCCAGCATCTGGTTACGCGCAGCCATCAGCGCATCGTGACCGACGCCGCCGATATCCTGCAGCTGCAGGTCGAAGCCGCTGGCGTTACCCAGTTCCAGCACCGCAGGCGGGGCGAAGGCGAACACCATCGCGTCCTTGATCTGCGAGAACGAACCCATGGCGCGGCCGACGATCGAGCTGACGCGATTGGAGACGCCCGGACGATCCGCCCAGTCCTTCATCCGCACGAAGGCGATGCCGGTATTCTGGCCATTGCCGCTGAAGCTGAAGCCAGCCACCGCGAACACGGAAGCGACGTTGTCCTTCTCGTTGGTCAGGAAGTGGTTCTCGACTTTTTCGATCACTTTCAGCGTGCGTTGCTGGGTTGCGCCGGTTGGCAGCTGGATCTGCGAGAACAGCACGCCCTGGTCTTCTTCCGGCAGGAAGGAAGTCGGCAGGCGCATGAACACCACGGCCAGCACCACCAGGAGCACTGCGTACAGCACCAGCGAACGGCCGCCGCGATTCAGGATCGAACCAACGATGCCCTGGTATTTATTGGTGCCACGCTCAAAGGTACGGTTGAACCAACCGAAGAAACCCTTGTTGGACATGGCATGGCCTTTTTCCACCGGCTTCAGGATGGTGGCGCACAGCGCTGGCGTGAAGATCATCGCCACCAGCACCGACAGCACCATCGCCGACACAATGGTCACCGAGAACTGGCGGTAAATCACGCCGGTCGAACCGCTGAAGAAGGCCATCGGCACAAACACCGCCGACAGCACCATGGCGATGCCGACCAGCGCACCGCTGATCTGGGTCATTGACTTGCGCGTCGCTTCCAGCGGCGACAAGCCTTCGTCCGTCATCACGCGCTCGACGTTTTCCACCACCACAATCGCATCATCGACCAGCAGGCCGATTGCCAGCACCACCGCGAACATGGTCAGCGTGTTGATCGAATAGCCCAGCGCCGACAGGATGGCGAAGGTACCCAGCAGCACCACCGGCACCGCCATGGTTGGAATCAGCGTGGCGCGGAAGTTTTGCAGGAACAGGTACATCACCAGGAACACCAGGACGATTGCCTCGACCAGGGTTTTCACCACTTCTTCAATCGACAGCTTGACGAATGGCGTAGTGTCGAACGCGACGACGGCTTTCAGACCTTTCGGGAACTGGCCTTCCATCGACTTGATCTTGGCCTTGACCGCATTGGCGGTGTCCAGCGCGTTGGCGCCGGTGGCCAGCTTGATCGCCATGCCGGATGCCGGCTTGCCGTTGTAGCGCGCCAGGATGTTATAGGTCTCGCTGCCCAGCTCCATGCGGGCCACATCGCGCAGGTGCACGGTGGCGCCGCTGGTGCTGGTCTTCAGCAGGATCTCACCGAACTGCTCGGCCGTTTGCAAACGGCTTTGCGCAGTCACGGTGGCATTCAGCTGCTGGCCGGCGACGGCCGGCAGGCCGCCCAGTTGGCCAGCCGAGACTTCGGTGTTCTGCGCGCTGATCGCGGCACTGACGTCGGCAGGGGTCAGCTGGTAGCTTTGCAGCTTGGCGGCGTCCAGCCAGATGCGCATGGCGTACTGCGAACCGAAGTTGGTCACATCGCCCACGCCTTCCACCCGCGAGACCGGATCGATCACGCTGGCGGTGACGTAATCGCCGATGTCGGCCTGCTTCATCGAGCCGTCTTCCGACACGAAGCCCAGCACCATCAGGAAGTTCTTGGTAGCTTTCGCCACCACCAGGCCTTGCTGCTGCACGGCAGCAGGCAGCAGCGGCGTGGCCAGCTGCAGCTTGTTCTGCACCTGCACCTGCGCGATGTCAGGATTGGTGCCGCTCTTGAAGGTCAGCGTCAGCGTCACGCCACCGGCCGAATCGGACGATGACGACATGTAACGCAGGCCGTCGATACCCTTCATCTTTTGTTCGATGATCTGGGTAACGGCGTTTTCCACGGTCTTGGCCGAGGCGCCTGGGTAGGTGCCGCTGATCGAAATCGACGGCGGCGCAATGCTTGGATACTGTGCGATCGGCAGGCCGAGAATCGAGATTATGCCGCCCAGCATAATCACGATCGCGACCACCCACGCAAAAATCGGGCGATCAATAAAGAAACGAGACATAGACTAACTCCTTATTGCGCGCTCTTGGCGTTGGCGGGGACGGCGCCGCCGGCGGCGAGCGCCGCGGCAGGTGCAGCGGCCGGTGCGGCGGCAGGCTTGGCGGCGTTGGCCGGCGCGCCAGGTTTAACTTTCTGCACGCCTTCGACGATCAACAGATCGCCTTCGTTCAGGCCCGATTTAACCAGCCACTTGTCGCCGATGGTGCCGCCGGTGGTCAGCACGCGTTGTTCGACCTTGCCTTCCTTGTTCAGCACCAGTGCCGTCGCTTCGCCCTTGGCGTTGCGGGTCACGCCCTGCTGTGGCACGGCGATGGCGTGCTCGTTGACGCCGGAATCGACGATGGCGCGCACAAACATGCCAGGCAGCAGATCATGCTTGGGATTCGGGAACAGCGCGCGCAGCGTGACGTTGCCGGTGCCGGTATCGACCGTCACATCGGAGAACTGCAACTTGCCCTCTTCCGCGTACTTGGTGCCGTCCGACAGCACCAGCGTCACCTTGGCCTGGCCGTCTTTGCGCAGGCTGCCGTTAGCGACGTCGCGCTTCAGGCGAAGCATGTCTTCGCTCGACTGGGTAACGTCGACGTAGATCGGGTCCAGCTGCTGCACGGTGGTCAGCGCGGTGGTCTGGCCGGCGGTCACCAGCGCACCCGGCGTGACGGTCGAACGGCCGATACGACCGCTGATCGGCGCATCGACGTGGGTGTAGTTCACATTGATCTTGGCTTGTTCCACGGCGGCGTTGGCCGATTCCACATCGGCTTTGGCTTGCTCGTAGGCGGCCACGGCGTCGTCGTAATCCTGCTTGCTGACGCCTTCGATGGCCACCAGCTCTTTATAGCGGCCCACTTTCGGCTGCGACGTCAGCAGGTTGGCCTTGGCCTTGGCCAGGGTGGCCTTGGCGGAGTTGTACGCGGCCTGATAGGTGGCCGGGTCAATCTGGTATAACGGGACACCGGCTTTGACGTCGGCGCCTTCGACAAACAGGCGTTTCTGAATCAGACCGCTGACCTGCGGGCGCACTTCAGCGACTTGGTATGCGCTGGTGCGGCCCGGCAGTTCGGTCGTGATTTGCAGCGGCGCTTGCGCCACTTTGAAAACGCCCACTTCCGCCACCTGCTGCTGGTGAGGTGCTTCGGACGTGGACTTGGAGCAACCGGCCAACACGGCCAGTGCGGAGACGATAGCTGCGGCACCAGCGGTGCGCAGCATTGTTTTTTTGCAGAAAAGGGCTTCCATGTGATGAGCTTTCTGTATAAAAATTAAGCACAACCTATAGAATGAACGATCATTCTAATTAAGTCAAGCAACTATATGGTGCAGTGCGGGGTGATACCGAAAGATTTAAGCGTGGCTTAAGGCGATGAAATTCAGCGCACTGTCCTAGTGCAGGGACGTTGCAATGCTACAATCAGTTAATTTCTTTACGTCATCATTTAGTACGCTCGTGCACATTCCTAAACCGTCCTCTACCACCCGCCCCGCCTCACCACCCTGGTGACGATGGGCGTCAGCGCCACGGTGCTGCTGACGGTGCTATCGCTGTTGATTCTGGTCGACCATTTCGCGCTGAACTACGCGCGCCGCGAGGCCCAACAGCGTTTACAACAATTGTCGTGGCAAATGCGCGACGCCCTGAATGGCGCAGTGCGGCGCGCCAGCGGCGATGTCCAATTGCTCACGTCATTGCCTGACATGCGCGCCGCCCGCGCGCCGGCCGAAGTGCGCCAGGCGCTGGAAAGCCTGCAAAAAACCTTCCCCGACTACGCCTGGATCGGCCTGGCCAACCCGCAAGGCGTGGTGATGGCCGCCACCCAGGGTGTGCTGGAAGGCGCCGATGTCAGTGGCCGCCCCTGGTTCAAGCAGGGCCAGCGCGCGCTGTACGCTGGCGAGGCCTCGTCTCCCGCGCTGACCGGCCAAAAGCCGTCCTCCGCCGCCGAACCATGGCGTTTCATCGACGCCGCCGGCCCGCTGCAGGACGCCGACGGCAACTACCGCGGCGTGCTGTGCGTGCGCCTGAGCTGGGGCTGGATGCGGCGCCTGGCGCAGACCATGCTGGCGCCGGCCGGCGACCAGCAGTATTCGGCCGACCTGTTCGTGGTGCGCGCCGACGGCACCGTCATGCTCGGGCCGCCGGGCAGCGAGGAACAACAGATCTATAGCGACAGCCTGACCATGGCGCGCAGCGGCGCCTCCGGCGCGCTCAAGGAAACCTGGGCCGACGGCCGCAGCTACCTGACCGGCTACGCCCGCAGCGGCAGTCCTGACGATCCGGCCACGCTCAGCTGGGCCATCCTGGCGCGCCAGCCGGAGGAGCAGGCGCTGTCCGGCGCCCGCGCACTGGAACGCCAGATCCTGCTGCTGGGCGCCATCCTCGGCGCCGCCATGGCGCTGGCCGCCGCCATCGTCACGCGCCGCCTGACCCGGCCACTCAATGAACTCAGCCACACCATCGAGGCGCGGCTGGTGACCACCGACGCGCTGCCGACACTGCCGGCGATCCAGCCGGTCGACACCTTCCACGAGGCGCAGGTGCTATCGCGCGCGCTGGCGGAAATGCTGCGCAACGAGCAGCACCACCTGGACGCGCTGCGCGGCCTGAATGAAAAGCTGGAATCGACGGTGGCCGAGCGCACCCGAGAAATCGCCCGCAAGGCCTTGCAGCTGGAGCGCGCGCTGGGCCAGGAGCAAAGCACGCAACAGCTGCTGCAGGAGCGCGCGGCCGAACTGCGTGCCATTTTGGACAACGCCCACGACGCCTTCATTGCGCTTGATCCGGGCGGCGTGGTGCGCGAATGGAACCTGCAAGCGGAAAAGCTGCTGGGCTGGAAGCGCTCGGAAGTGATCGGCCAGCCACTGGCCGCCATGATGCTGCCGCTGCCGCTGCGCCGCGCCTACGAACGCGACATGCGTCAGCTGGCCGAAAGCGCCGACGGCGCCACCACCGTGCTGAGCCGCCGGGTCGAACTGGCGCTGCACAACCGCGCCGGCCAGGAACTGCCGGTGGAAGTGTCGCTGGCCTACGTGCCGCGCAGCAGCGGCCACCTGTTTATCGCCTTCCTGCACGATATCAGCGAGCGCAAGCAGCTGTTTGCGTCGATGGAGGAACTGGCGCTGCGCGACACCCTGACCGGCCTGCCGAACCGGCGCGCGCTGATGAAGACGCTGCCGGAAGCGCTGCAACGGGCCAACCGCTCGGGCCAGGCCTGCGCCGTGTTCTTCCTCGACCTCGACCGCTTCAAGCAGATCAACGACCGCTACGGCCACGAGGAAGGCGACGAGCTGCTGCGTCAGTTCGCCCAGCGCGTGCGCGGCGCGGTGCGCAAGACCGACACCGTCGGCCGCCTGGCCGGGGACGAGTTCATCGTCATCCTCGAGATGCTGGCCAGCGACGCCGCCGCCCAGGAAGCGGCCGACAAGCTGTTGCCGGCGCTAAGCCAGCCGTTCACGCTGAAGACCACCAGCGTCACCCTCAGCGCCAGCCTGGGCATCGCGGTGCACCACCCGGACGACCCGCAGGATACCGAAATGCTACTGGGCCGCGCCGACCGCGCCATGTACCGCCACAAGCAACAGGGAATTCAGCAGCGCGCCCGCCGTTAGCGCTTTCCGGTAGCATCGTCCAGACAACAATTAATGCCTGGAACGCGACCAATGGAAGAACAAAACAGCCTGAGCACCGATTTTCTCCCCACCGGCGTGCCGGGCCTGGACGTGGTCCTCACCGGCGGCCTGACCAAGGACCGGCTGTACCTCGTCGAAGGCGAGCCGGGCACCGGCAAGACCACGCTGGCGCTGCAGTTCCTCAACGAAGGCGTGCGGCGCGGCGAAACCACGCTATACATCACGCTGGCCGAAACCGCCGTGGAACTGCGCAGCGTGGCGCAGTCGCACGGCTGGAGCATGGACGGCATCCATATCGAGGAGATCATTCCCGACGAAAAGGCGCTCGACCCGGACCAGCAGTACACCATCTTCCACCCGTCCGAAATCGAACTGGGCAACACCACCCAGCGCATTCTCGGCGCCATCGACCGCTACCATCCGAGCCGCGTGGTGCTCGATTCGCTGTCCGAGCTGCAACTGCTGGCGGAAAGCCCGCTGCGCTACCGGCGCCAGGTGCTGGCGCTCAAGCAATACATGAGCAGCCGCAACTGCACCACCATTTTCCTCGACGACCGCACCGCGCTGTCGACCGACTTGCAAGTGCGCAGCGTGGCGCACGGCGTCATGACGCTGGAACTGGCCGACCAGGCTTATGGCGCCGAGCGCCGCCGGCTGCGCGTGGTCAAATACCGCGGCGTGGCCTTCCGCGGCGGTGCGCACGACTACAAGATCATCAAGGGCGGACTGTATATTTATCCGCGCCTGGTGGCCGCTGCCACGCGCGAATCGGCCAGCCGCCGGCAATTGTCGAGCGGCTTGGCCTCGCTCGACGCACTGCTGGGCGGCGGCCTGGAGGAAGGCATGAGCACGCTGCTGTCCGGTCCCTCCGGCACCGGCAAGTCGTCGCTGGCGGCGCAATTCGTCCACGCCGCCACCGAGCGCGGCGAGCGTTGCGCCATGTTCCTGTTCGAGGAAGCGCGCAACAATATGCTCAACCGCTGCACCAACCTCGGCTTCAACCTGCACGGCGCGATTGACAAGGGCCTGCTGTCGGTGCAGCAGATCGATCCGGCCGAACTGTCGCCGGGCGAATTCGCCAGCGCCGTCGTGCGCGAGGTGGAACACGGCGCGCGGGTGGTCGTCATCGACAGCCTGAACGGCTATATGAACGCGGTGCCGGACGAGCGCTTCCTGATCATCCACCTGCACGAGCTGCTGACCTACCTGGGTCAGCGTGGCGTGGTCAGCGTGCTGGTCGGCGTGCAATCGGGCGTGATGGGTCCCGGCATGACCTCCGCCGTCGACGCCAGCTACCTGGCCGACAACATCATCATGCTGCGCTATTTCGAGGCCGAAGGCGAAGTGCGCCAGGCCATCTCGGTGTTCAAGAAGCGCGGCAGCACGCACGAGCGCACGCTGCGCCGCTTCGAGATCAGCGCCACCGGCCTGCGGGTGGGGCCGGTGCTGAAGGACTTCCACGGCGTGCTGACCGGCGTGCCGACCTATCACGGCCCGGCCGCCATTCAGCCGCCGGCGCTCTGAGCACCATGGAAACGCGCATCCTGATTTACGCCCCCACCGGTCAGGACGCGCCGCTGGCGGCCAAGGTGCTGGCGCTGGCCGCCATCGACAGCCAGGTGTGCGCCAACCTGGCGCAACTGGAGGAGGAACTGGCACGCGGCGCCGGCGCCGTGCTGACAGTGGAGGAAGCATTGGCGCCGGGCGCCTTGCAGCTGTTGCAGCGCTGCGTCGACCGTCAGCCAGACTGGTCCGACCTGCCGATCATCCTGCTGACGCACAACGGCGCCGATTCGGCGGTGGTGCGGCGCGCCATCACCGGCCTGGGCAACCTGAGCCTGATGGAGCGGCCGGTGCGCACGCTGACCCTGATCACCGCGCTGCATTCGACGCTGCGCGCGCGCAACAAGCAATACCAGGTGCGCGAAGCGGCGCGCCGCAAGGATGAATTCCTCGCCAGCCTCGGACACGAACTGCGCAATCCGCTGGCGCCGATCCGCACCTCGGTGTCGCTGCTGACGCACCTGTATCCGGACGCGGCGCCGGTGGCGCGCATCCGCGACATGGTGGAACGCCAGGTGCGCCTGCTGACGCGCCTGGTCGACGACCTGCTGGACGTGTCGCGCATCACCAGCGGCAAGATCAGGCTGCAACCGCAGCTGGTGTCGCTGGGCTCGGTGATGAGCCACGTGTCCGAACTGTGCCAGCAAGCCGCCGACGCCAAGCGCATCCACATCGCCTGGCAGCTGCCGCCCAGCGAAATCATGCTGAATGCCGATTACGCGCGCGTGGTGCAAATCTACGCCAACATCCTGTCCAACGCGGTCAAGTTCACGCCGCAGGGTGGCCATGTGCTGGTGCGCGCCACGGCGGACGACGGCACGCTGCAAGTCACCATCCGCGACGACGGCATCGGGCTGGATGCCGATACCATCCCGCGCATCTTCCGTATGTTCGAGCAAAGCAATACCGTCAGCGGCCAGTTTTCCAGCGGGCTGGGAATTGGCCTGAGCCTGGCGCGCGAGTTCGCCGAAATGCACGGCGGCAGTGTGGACGCCCACAGCGCCGGACTCGGCCAGGGCAGTGAATTCGTAATCCGCCTGCCGGTGCTCGACAGCGAAGGCGCGCGCCAGCCGGTGCCGCTTGCGCAGCACGCCGGCCACGACGGCCGCAAAATGCAGGTCCTGGTGGTGGACGACAACCAGGACGCCGCCGACTCACTGGCCGCACTGCTGGAAATCGACGGCTTCGACGTGCGCGCCGTGTACGACGGCCCGGCCGCCATCGCCGCTGTGGAAAAACTGGCGCCGGACATGATCATCATGGACCTCGGCATGCCGGGCATGGATGGCTACGAAACCGCGCGTGCCATCCGCCAGCGGCCCGGCGCCGAGCGCATTCTGTTACTGGCCCTGACCGGCTGGGGCCAGAGCGACGCCCGCCGCCGCACCGTGGAAGCCGGCTTCGACCATCATCTGGTGAAGCCGGTGGAGCTGGATCAAATCGTCCGCCTGGCCGGCGCGCGGCATAACCGCGAGCAGGTGCAGGCGGCGCGCTGATTACCGTAGCTTGATTACTGCGGCTTGACGTTGACGGTCGCGCCCAGCAGGAACCAGGCGTTGGTGGCTTCAAAGCCGGAATCGGCGCCCAGCACGATCCACAGCTTGCCGTCCTTGTCGGCGGTGACCGGAATAGCCTCGTCCGAAGCGCGGGTCTGTTTCACCCACACACCGGCGCCGCACTCCAGATCTTCCGAGCCCAGCACGCCCAGCGTCTTGCCCTGGGTGCCAGATTCGCCGTTATTGCCGCGATCCAGATTCAGACGGTATGCGCCATTCGCCTGCTTGACCGTTTTCGGCTCGTCACCGCTGGCCGCCGCCACCATGAAGATGCCGAGCCCGCGCGAGCCGCCGACGCCGAAGCATTGGGTGGAGGCATCGGTGGCATAGGTCATCGAGAAAGTCAGATTGTATTTCGCGCCCGGCACAAAGCCGCCGACCTGATGCTTGGCATAGGTCAGCACATCGTCGCTGTTGTTGTGGGAAGTCAGGAAGTAGCCCTTGCCTTCCAGCGGTGCGGGCAGCTTGGACCAGCCATAGCCGGTTTCGCTCGGCTCATCGCCGTCGACATAATCGGCCACGCCCGGCGTCCAGCCGTCGATGCCCTGGGTAAAATCAACCTTGATGACCGAGGCCACCGGTGTTGGCGGCGGCGCAGGTGGTGCGGCTGGTGGCGGCGTGTAAGTATTGTCGAAGCCGCCGCCGCAAGCGCTCAGCGCCAGCGCAGCCGCCAGCGCCAACGCGCTGTAGGTAAGTTTTTGCATTTTTAGTTTTCCCCTGATTGGTATGTGACGCCCTCGTGAGGCGCCGCATGGCAGTCTAAAGAAAACCTGTAAAGACAAAAATGGAATTTGTAACCTGTGGTAAGTTACATTTTCTAACCACTATGACATGGACATTTTAGCCAGATGGCATTATTGGCATCGACGCTCGAGCATGTAACTATTGATAGCCTTGCCGTGCAGTTCGGTTTCCATTTCGTAGACCATGCCCAGGCGCTCGGCCACGCGGCGTGACGACTCATTGCCAGTGGTGATCAGCGCTCGGACTTTCGGTTCACCGCGCACCTCGAACGCATACTGCAAGACCGCCGCAGCGGCCTCGTTGGCCATACCTTGCCCCCAGAATGCGCGATAGGTATTCCAGCCCAGTTCCATCACCGTGGCCTGCTCGCGGAAGAAAGCGCCGACGCAGCCGACCACCTGGCCGGTCTGCCGATCCTCCACGGTCCACCAGCCGGCGCCGTGCAGCAGCCACAATCCGGCATGCGAGCCGAAAATGCGCCACGCCGTGGCACGGTCGGCGGAGCCCAGGAACGCCGAACTTTCCGCATTCGCCAGATGGTCGGCAAATAACTCAAAATCTTCGCGCCGGTATTCGCGCAGTATCAGTCGCTCGGTCTGAAGGCGCGGGACGGAGGCGGTAAAGGTGTCTGCCATACTTATTTCCAATCGCCGCGCAAGGCCGCTACGCGCTGTTTGAGGTCTTCCGGCGTGACGTCCTGCGGCGCCACCGGTTCGCCCACCACCAGTTCCAGGCGCGAACGCAAGCCGATGCGGAAGGCGCGGCCGAAGACGTTCTCGCGGTTGCGGGTCAGCAGATGGGTCCACAGCCCGCGCAGCGCCATTGGAATCACCGGCACCTTGGTGCGGTCGATGATCTTGGCGATGCCGCCCTTGAAGTCGTTGATGTCGCCGGTGCGCGTCAGCTGCCCTTCGGGGAAGATGCACACCAGCTCACCTTCATGCAGCGCCTGCGCGATATCGATATACGCCTTCTCCATCAGCCACGGATCTTCCTTGGCCGGCGCAATCGGAATCGTGCGCGCGGTACGGAAGATCCACCCCAGCAGCGGCAGCTTGAAGATGCGGTGATCCATGACGAAGCGGATCGGCCGTGGCGCGGTGGCGCCGATGACGATGGCGTCGACGTAGCTGACGTGGTTACACACCAGCACCGCCGCGCCTTCGGCCGGAATCCGTTCGACGTCCACCGTGCGCACGCGGTGCACAGTATGGATCAGCAGCCAGGCCAGGAAGCGCATCAGGAATTCC from Duganella dendranthematis encodes:
- a CDS encoding hybrid sensor histidine kinase/response regulator, which translates into the protein METRILIYAPTGQDAPLAAKVLALAAIDSQVCANLAQLEEELARGAGAVLTVEEALAPGALQLLQRCVDRQPDWSDLPIILLTHNGADSAVVRRAITGLGNLSLMERPVRTLTLITALHSTLRARNKQYQVREAARRKDEFLASLGHELRNPLAPIRTSVSLLTHLYPDAAPVARIRDMVERQVRLLTRLVDDLLDVSRITSGKIRLQPQLVSLGSVMSHVSELCQQAADAKRIHIAWQLPPSEIMLNADYARVVQIYANILSNAVKFTPQGGHVLVRATADDGTLQVTIRDDGIGLDADTIPRIFRMFEQSNTVSGQFSSGLGIGLSLAREFAEMHGGSVDAHSAGLGQGSEFVIRLPVLDSEGARQPVPLAQHAGHDGRKMQVLVVDDNQDAADSLAALLEIDGFDVRAVYDGPAAIAAVEKLAPDMIIMDLGMPGMDGYETARAIRQRPGAERILLLALTGWGQSDARRRTVEAGFDHHLVKPVELDQIVRLAGARHNREQVQAAR
- a CDS encoding GNAT family N-acetyltransferase, translated to MADTFTASVPRLQTERLILREYRREDFELFADHLANAESSAFLGSADRATAWRIFGSHAGLWLLHGAGWWTVEDRQTGQVVGCVGAFFREQATVMELGWNTYRAFWGQGMANEAAAAVLQYAFEVRGEPKVRALITTGNESSRRVAERLGMVYEMETELHGKAINSYMLERRCQ
- a CDS encoding efflux RND transporter periplasmic adaptor subunit, giving the protein MLRTAGAAAIVSALAVLAGCSKSTSEAPHQQQVAEVGVFKVAQAPLQITTELPGRTSAYQVAEVRPQVSGLIQKRLFVEGADVKAGVPLYQIDPATYQAAYNSAKATLAKAKANLLTSQPKVGRYKELVAIEGVSKQDYDDAVAAYEQAKADVESANAAVEQAKINVNYTHVDAPISGRIGRSTVTPGALVTAGQTTALTTVQQLDPIYVDVTQSSEDMLRLKRDVANGSLRKDGQAKVTLVLSDGTKYAEEGKLQFSDVTVDTGTGNVTLRALFPNPKHDLLPGMFVRAIVDSGVNEHAIAVPQQGVTRNAKGEATALVLNKEGKVEQRVLTTGGTIGDKWLVKSGLNEGDLLIVEGVQKVKPGAPANAAKPAAAPAAAPAAALAAGGAVPANAKSAQ
- a CDS encoding diguanylate cyclase domain-containing protein; translation: MGVSATVLLTVLSLLILVDHFALNYARREAQQRLQQLSWQMRDALNGAVRRASGDVQLLTSLPDMRAARAPAEVRQALESLQKTFPDYAWIGLANPQGVVMAATQGVLEGADVSGRPWFKQGQRALYAGEASSPALTGQKPSSAAEPWRFIDAAGPLQDADGNYRGVLCVRLSWGWMRRLAQTMLAPAGDQQYSADLFVVRADGTVMLGPPGSEEQQIYSDSLTMARSGASGALKETWADGRSYLTGYARSGSPDDPATLSWAILARQPEEQALSGARALERQILLLGAILGAAMALAAAIVTRRLTRPLNELSHTIEARLVTTDALPTLPAIQPVDTFHEAQVLSRALAEMLRNEQHHLDALRGLNEKLESTVAERTREIARKALQLERALGQEQSTQQLLQERAAELRAILDNAHDAFIALDPGGVVREWNLQAEKLLGWKRSEVIGQPLAAMMLPLPLRRAYERDMRQLAESADGATTVLSRRVELALHNRAGQELPVEVSLAYVPRSSGHLFIAFLHDISERKQLFASMEELALRDTLTGLPNRRALMKTLPEALQRANRSGQACAVFFLDLDRFKQINDRYGHEEGDELLRQFAQRVRGAVRKTDTVGRLAGDEFIVILEMLASDAAAQEAADKLLPALSQPFTLKTTSVTLSASLGIAVHHPDDPQDTEMLLGRADRAMYRHKQQGIQQRARR
- a CDS encoding ATPase domain-containing protein, yielding MEEQNSLSTDFLPTGVPGLDVVLTGGLTKDRLYLVEGEPGTGKTTLALQFLNEGVRRGETTLYITLAETAVELRSVAQSHGWSMDGIHIEEIIPDEKALDPDQQYTIFHPSEIELGNTTQRILGAIDRYHPSRVVLDSLSELQLLAESPLRYRRQVLALKQYMSSRNCTTIFLDDRTALSTDLQVRSVAHGVMTLELADQAYGAERRRLRVVKYRGVAFRGGAHDYKIIKGGLYIYPRLVAAATRESASRRQLSSGLASLDALLGGGLEEGMSTLLSGPSGTGKSSLAAQFVHAATERGERCAMFLFEEARNNMLNRCTNLGFNLHGAIDKGLLSVQQIDPAELSPGEFASAVVREVEHGARVVVIDSLNGYMNAVPDERFLIIHLHELLTYLGQRGVVSVLVGVQSGVMGPGMTSAVDASYLADNIIMLRYFEAEGEVRQAISVFKKRGSTHERTLRRFEISATGLRVGPVLKDFHGVLTGVPTYHGPAAIQPPAL
- a CDS encoding efflux RND transporter permease subunit: MSRFFIDRPIFAWVVAIVIMLGGIISILGLPIAQYPSIAPPSISISGTYPGASAKTVENAVTQIIEQKMKGIDGLRYMSSSSDSAGGVTLTLTFKSGTNPDIAQVQVQNKLQLATPLLPAAVQQQGLVVAKATKNFLMVLGFVSEDGSMKQADIGDYVTASVIDPVSRVEGVGDVTNFGSQYAMRIWLDAAKLQSYQLTPADVSAAISAQNTEVSAGQLGGLPAVAGQQLNATVTAQSRLQTAEQFGEILLKTSTSGATVHLRDVARMELGSETYNILARYNGKPASGMAIKLATGANALDTANAVKAKIKSMEGQFPKGLKAVVAFDTTPFVKLSIEEVVKTLVEAIVLVFLVMYLFLQNFRATLIPTMAVPVVLLGTFAILSALGYSINTLTMFAVVLAIGLLVDDAIVVVENVERVMTDEGLSPLEATRKSMTQISGALVGIAMVLSAVFVPMAFFSGSTGVIYRQFSVTIVSAMVLSVLVAMIFTPALCATILKPVEKGHAMSNKGFFGWFNRTFERGTNKYQGIVGSILNRGGRSLVLYAVLLVVLAVVFMRLPTSFLPEEDQGVLFSQIQLPTGATQQRTLKVIEKVENHFLTNEKDNVASVFAVAGFSFSGNGQNTGIAFVRMKDWADRPGVSNRVSSIVGRAMGSFSQIKDAMVFAFAPPAVLELGNASGFDLQLQDIGGVGHDALMAARNQMLGMASQSKVLVGVRPNGQEDTPQYKITVDQQKAIALGLTVSDVNSVLSTAWGSAYVNDFVDRGRVKKVYLQGAAEARMTPEDLNKWFVRNASGQMVPFSSFSAGEWIYASPRLERYNGLPSTEILGAPAPGQSSGTAMAEIEKLAAQLPPGIGFEWTGLSTEERDSGSQTTQLYAISVLIVFLCLAALYESWSIPFSVLLVVPLGVIGAVVATYVFKLSNDVYFQVGLLTVVGLAAKNAILIVEFAKELQDAGEDLKKATLHAVKMRLRPILMTSIAFGLGVFPLAISSGAGSGSQNAIGIGVLGGMLTATFLGIFFVPLFFVLVRGYFAPKKPAAPAPAVEVH